Proteins from a single region of Trichoderma asperellum chromosome 3, complete sequence:
- a CDS encoding uncharacterized protein (EggNog:ENOG41~BUSCO:EOG092D1CVU), whose amino-acid sequence MEDSRFRPQQAPRSEPPVNPLVSPARGAARIPQQQQQQPSSHDLRSSLPRRFTTDSGRVPTLSSMSSLTSPPRRADIPQDYNGSQEYNNTLHRVQLIEKKRLEYERIREQRRLFEIEMHALDQKQRREALELVRMEEEMNRFAGHQSEPTTPPEYRNTNNGFPSIFSRPNRFSTSSITSPPGLFGRPARSGSLLDSPVHGTSSLQQSYGLDDAQVPSRSVPITRRNSDDDDKEDAVRQDPSSQRSTNSRINRYSMPVTRSRTGFYDTNLDQTNTTRFLFGDDEPHHLTSGYTADESFPTLVRRDDQILSASSAALDLALAPSPNPEARSSSHWRTNVARHRTQHSMSAINGHSIGQTGDAGNIGSRPASFRHSLDLKYISENSNETAGASQAVHPPPKLHSSYSANDIPTVKNPAGTSMINGGANNHAQQHFHNHNASIGRIPAGAVPVRHARELSNDNNISASREQAGVFPSINSALQANAAPFGPTMASAAPHPATPHAAASAASPGSAASTSSYSTNFYPTNGFPTPSSTSSPSYGAHSLSAGMQQLNINGANGGGAYTSQNYPPFGNVSYSQGNQHRDSQARVIQHRRQLDNETMSRYQNMPLDSFRGQIYELCKDQHGCRYLQKKLEERNSDQVHMIWLETNKHVIELMTDPFGNYLCQKLLEFCNDDERTVLIQNASQDMVRIALNQHGTRALQKMIEYVGTPQQIHLIIEALRFRVVELIQDLNGNHVIQKCLNKLTATDAQFIFDAVGNNCIEVGTHRHGCCVLQRCIDHATGEQKLWLIQRITEHARILVQDPFGNYVVQYIIDLNEPTFTEPIVGMFQGCISQLSRHKFSSNVIEKCLRCAQAPSKDMIVEEMLAQPEMERLLRDSFANYVIQTALEFSTPHQKYRLVEAIRPILPQIRTTPYGRRIQAKIAAYDNRGSAASSGQVTPSDNTGGQIPLRPSHNRGISGPGVLPPIGPNASANTNGTAGPSIGGQGMRQQVPPPFTSSTSMPASSTTSSSGGSVQPPQFNQRFSQGHSANTSVDGGETHWV is encoded by the exons ATGGAAGATTCGCGATTCCGCCCTCAGCAGGCGCCGAGGAGCGAGCCGCCCGTCAACCCGCTTGTCTCACCTGCTCGCGGTGCCGCTCGTATCcctcaacagcaacagcagcagccgtcgAGCCACGACTTGCGCTCCTCCTTACCTCGCCGCTTCACCACCGACTCGGGCCGTGTGCCAACTCTCTCTTCAATGAGCTCCTTAACCTCTCCACCCCGTAGGGCCGACATCCCTCAAGACTATAACGGATCccaagaatataataat ACGCTACATAGGGTCCAATTG ATTGAGAAGAAGCGGTTAGAATATGAGAGGATTCGAGAACAGAGACGGCTCTTTGAGATCGAGATGCACGCATTAGACCAGAAACAGCGACGAGAGGCGCTGGAATTGGTGcgaatggaagaagagatgaaTCGATTCGCCGGGCACCAATCTGAGCCGACAACCCCTCCCGAATATCGAAACACCAACAACGGCTTTccttccatcttctcgcgGCCGAATCGCTTCTCGACTTCGAGCATAACTTCTCCCCCGGGCTTATTTGGCCGACCAGCTCGCTCCGGTTCGCTATTGGACTCTCCTGTCCACGGCACCAGCTCGCTCCAGCAGTCATACGGGCTAGATGATGCCCAAGTGCCATCGCGATCTGTTCCTATTACGCGCCGCAacagcgatgacgatgataaaGAGGACGCTGTTCGTCAAGACCCGAGCAGTCAGCGGTCTACAAACTC GAGGATAAATCGGTATTCCATGCCGGTCACTCGCTCAAGAACTGGATTTTACGACACGAATCTTGATCAAACAAACACAACGCGCTTTTTGTTTGGTGACGACGAGCCACACCACCTGACTTCCGGCTACACTGCTGACGAGAGCTTCCCCACGCTTGTTCGCCGTGACGACCAAATT CTATCGGCCTCATCAGCCGCTCTCGACCTTGCTCTGGCACCCTCGCCTAACCCTGAAGCGCGGTCCTCCAGCCATTGGAGAACCAACGTAGCCCGGCATCGTACCCAGCACAGCATGTCTGCCATTAATGGGCACTCCATTGGCCAGACGGGCGATGCAGGCAACATTGGAAGCCGCCCTGCATCTTTCCGGCACTCTCTTGATCTCAAGTACATCTCGGAGAATTCAAATGAGACTGCTGGTGCTTCTCAGGCGGTCCACCCACCTCCCAAGTTGCATAGCTCTTATTCTGCCAACGACATCCCTACTGTCAAGAACCCTGCAGGTACCTCTATGATAAACGGTGGTGCAAATAACCACGCTCAGCAGCACTTCCATAATCATAATGCTAGCATCGGTCGCATTCCGGCTGGAGCAGTACCAGTTCGACATGCTCGTGAGTTGTCTAACGATAACAATATCAGTGCTAGTCGAGAGCAAGCTGGCGTCTTCCCATCGATTAACTCAGCCCTTCAAGCTAACGCTGCCCCGTTTGGACCGACCATGGCATCTGCGGCTCCTCACCCCGCAACCCCTCATGCTGCCGCATCTGCGGCTTCTCCTGGCAGTGCAGCGTCAACGAGTTCGTACAGCACTAACTTCTATCCAACAAATGGCTTTCCAACCCCAAGCTCCACTTCGAGCCCTTCATACGGCGCTCATTCACTCTCTGCTGGAATGCAGCAGCTGAACATTAATGGGgccaatggcggcggcgcataCACATCTCAGAATTATCCTCCTTTTGGTAACGTATCCTACAGCCAGGGCAACCAACATCGTGACAGCCAGGCTCGTGTTATCCAGCATCGTCGACAACTAGATAACGAAA CAATGTCTCGATATCAAAATATGCCACTGGATTCATTTCGAGGCCAAATTTATGAGCTATGCAAAGATCAGCACGGCTGTCGCTATCTCCAAAAGAAGCTGGAAGAACGCAATAGCGATCAGGTTCACATGATTTGGCTCGAGACCAATAAGCATGTCATAGAGCTCATGACGGATCCGTTTGGTAATTATTTGTGCCAAAAGCTCCTCGAGTTCTGCAATGACGACGAAAGAACTGTCCTTATCCAGAACGCCTCCCAAGATATGGTGCGCATCGCTCTTAACCAGCACGGAACGAGAGCCCTACAGAAGATGATTGAGTACGTCGGTACTCCTCAACAAATCCATCTCATTATCGAGGCTCTCCGTTTCCGAGTCGTAGAACTCATCCAGGATCTGAACGGCAACCACGTCATCCAGAAGTGTCTTAACAAGCTCACTGCTACTGACGCCCAGTTCATTTTCGATGCTGTCGGCAACAACTGTATCGAAGTTGGTACCCACAGGCACGGCTGCTGCGTGCTTCAGCGCTGCATCGACCACGCAACGGGTGAGCAGAAGCTCTGGCTGATCCAGCGCATCACTGAGCATGCGCGCATATTGGTTCAGGATCCATTTGGGAACTACGTTGTCCAATATATCATTGATCTCAATGAACCCACCTTCACTGAGCCTATTGTCGGCATGTTCCAGGGCTGCATCAGCCAGCTCTCTCGCCACAAATTCAGCTCCAATGTAATTGAGAAGTGTTTGCGCTGTGCTCAAGCTCCTTCCAAGGACATGATTGTAGAAGAGATGCTGGCTCAACCCGAGATGGAGCGCCTTCTTCGTGATTCATTTGCCAATTATGTCATACAGACGGCACTTGAATTTTCAACTCCTCACCAGAAATACCGTCTTGTTGAGGCTATCCGCCCTATTCTTCCACAGATTCGTACAACTCCATATGGACGTCGCATCCAAGCAAAGATTGCCGCTTATGATAACCGCGGAAGCGCTGCTTCGAGTGGACAAGTCACTCCTTCTGACAACACAGGTGGCCAAATACCTCTGCGTCCTAGCCACAACCGAGGAATTTCTGGTCCTGGAGTACTCCCCCCTATTGGTCCCAATGCCAGTGCCAATACCAACGGGACAGCGGGGCCTAGTATTGGAGGTCAGGGCATGCGCCAGCAAGTGCCGCCTCCATTCACCAGCAGTACCTCTATGCCGGCATCCTCTACAACCTCCAGCTCGGGTGGCTCTGTCCAGCCTCCCCAGTTCAATCAAAGATTTAGCCAGGGACACTCTGCTAACACTTCGGTGGATGGTGGCGAGACGCACTGGGTGTAA
- a CDS encoding uncharacterized protein (EggNog:ENOG41): MSSGSAKNGSSSRLTQVPSNQSLLLEKVNARTSTPDSEALASSEDEGDHRHETSQTLAQPPKPVRRASWLNDTSAPLSRPRKGSFASNSMSPTTSHPSTPSIETGAGTWGSHSTSSTMGRTPGSNFHWGTGIWNTDRKDPPLRLSEVLPSPTSTVPPGAGSNSFFGPDSSNLTPTSAAAREPGTNSQIPFPIPLHPTPKTYRSQSYSAGQLDPEMSPGTGMSSSTVIGRARYPALQHRPSRPSMLSEMSSDGTMLGKVKEVEDDDDENSSESLQGSFHQSAEAKAIEMLARENAMLRQQQQAQQQQQYGSRIRQRGAPGSYHGNGYPLREYVPEEADYAIDELDETNDGEGIGRRPTDRRMSEFGISGPYRNPMGFDGRKEVPNLKKALWSSSPSYFANDLSQSRRHSFANMPTRQGSISSIADSVATLEAPNPDLQLNQGYPSGYPDSSAFGGASNPNFFPGGGNMAGSMPSGFSNPFASPFGMHGQFSANRPPSPHRNVYSVGQPRHNQLLHVVLFKCARADVFYIQEGTGLTVKPGDLVIVEADRGTDLGTVARDNVDWQTAKELKEHYAEEQYKWLMMYSQNAAAAQEGSGAGLLASSNGLQGSAIGGMGPPNQHHMQEPSAGELRPKLIKRLAQNHEIHSLRDKEGQEAKAKRVCMQKVKEHGLNMEILDAEFQMDWKKLTFYYFADSYINFNSLVTDLFKIYKTRIWMSAINPASFASPTLGIQAPSGVGPGAVGVGRGANPNERRPNQVSQQEQQSQLFAGAAQQARGLRSGYAQSQLATDRPAPAATGFPPPNYAYGSTGAFGNTRMNNGGSYTLGVNQGADAFAGAGFSHSGDLQSIRQRFPASQTMTPPGQPPQGVNAISPPGEWTASFQGLSLNTH; this comes from the exons ATGAGTTCAGGCTCCGCTAAGAACGGATCATCGTCGAGGTTGACTCAGGTGCCGTCCAACCAGTCTCTGCTGTTGGAGAAAGTGAATGCTAGGACGTCGACTCCGGACTCTGAAGCGCTTGCCAGCTCTGAAGACGAAGGAGATCATCGCCACGAAACCTCTCAAACCCTTGCACAGCCCCCCAAACCTGTCCGCCGGGCTTCTTGGTTGAACGATACATCTGCACCTCTCAGCCGACCTCGCAAGGGGTCATTTGCGAGCAACTCAATGTCTCCAACTACATCGCACCCCAGCACTCCATCCATTGAAACCGGGGCGGGGACCTGGGGATCTCATTCCACGTCCTCAACAATGGGCCGCACGCCAGGATCGAACTTTCATTGGGGAACTGGTATTTGGAACACAGACCGCAAAGATCCGCCGCTGAGACTCAGCGAGGTTCTCCCGTCTCCTACCTCAACTGTGCCTCCCGGAGCTGGAAGCAACTCTTTCTTTGGCCCAGATTCGTCTAACCTAACACCAACCTCCGCAGCCGCTCGTGAACCAGGCACCAATTCACAGATTCCCTTTCCCATTCCACTTCATCCTACGCCAAAAACCTACCGCTCGCAATCGTATTCTGCTGGACAGCTGGATCCTGAAATGTCACCAGGCACTGGGATGAGCTCCTCCACCGTCATTGGTCGGGCCCGTTATCCTGCTCTTCAACATCGACCTTCACGGCCTAGCATGCTAAGCGAGATGTCGAGCGACGGAACTATGCTGGGAAAGGTCAAAGAagtggaagatgacgacgacgaaaacTCATCCGAATCTCTCCAAGGCTCTTTCCATCAGAGTGCTGAAGCTAAAGCTATTGAGATGCTTGCGCGAGAGAATGCCATGCTtaggcagcagcaacaggctcagcagcaacagcagtaCGGTTCAAGGATTCGACAACGAGGTGCTCCCGGTTCTTATCATGGCAACGGATACCCCCTTCGAGAGTACGttccagaagaagctgattATGCTATCGATGAGCTTGACGAAACAAATGACGGCGAGGGCATAGGCAGGCGACCTACCGATAGGAGAATGAGCGAGTTTGGTATCTCAGGCCCATACCGTAATCCCATGGGCTTTGATGGACGGAAAGAAGTCCCCAACTTGAAGAAGGCGCTTTGGTCTAGCTCTCCAAGCTACTTTGCAAATGATCTTTCCCAAAGTAGACGCCACTCCTTTGCCAATATGCCCACACGACAAGGATCCATCAGCTCGATTGCCGATTCTGTTGCGACACTGGAGGCCCCAAATCCTGATCTCCAGTTGAACCAGGGCTATCCGTCCGGCTATCCAGACAGCTCAGCTTTTGGAGGCGCGAGTAATC CTAATTTCTTCCCCGGAGGCGGTAACATGGCGGGCTCTATGCCGTCGGGATTTAGCAATCCATTTGCTTCTCCGTTTGGAATGCATGGTCAATTTTCTGCTAACCGTCCGCCGTCTCCTCATCGCAACGTGTACAGCGTGGGTCAACCAAGGCACAACCAGCTCTTACACGTTGTCCTATTCAAGTGTGCTAGAGCGGATGTATTTTACATCCAAGAAGGGACTGGGCTTACCGTCAAGCCTGGCGACCTCGTCATTGTCGAGGCTGATCGAGGCACCGACCTAGGAACTGTTGCACGAGACAACGTCGATTGGCAGACAGCCAAAGAGCTCAAGGAACACTATGCAGAGGAGCAATACAAATGGTTAATGATGTATTCTCAAAACGCAGCTGCCGCACAGGAAGGTTCAGGTGCCGGCCTCTTGGCTTCGTCCAATGGCCTCCAGGGCAGTGCAATTGGTGGCATGGGCCCACCGAATCAGCACCACATGCAAGAGCCCAGTGCTGGCGAGCTACGCCCCAAGCTCATCAAGCGTCTCGCCCAGAATCACGAGATTCATTCTCTGCGAGACAAAGAAGGACAGGAGGCCAAGGCGAAGAGAGTGTGCATGCAAAAGGTCAAGGAACACGGCCTGAACATGGAGATTCTTGACGCTGAGTTCCAAAT GGACTGGAAGAAACTGACCTTTTACTACTTTGCTGATTCCTATATCAACTTCAACTCGCTTGTCACGGATCTCTTCAAGATTTACAAGACTCGCATCTGGATGTCCGCTATCAACCCGGCATCATTTGCTAGTCCTACCTTGGGGATCCAAGCGCCGAGCGGAGTTGGACCTGGTGCCGTTGGTGTTGGTCGCGGAGCAAATCCAAATGAACGTCGCCCGAACCAAGTCTCGCAGCAGGAACAGCAATCACAACTTTTCGCTGGCGCTGCACAACAAGCTCGGGGCCTACGATCTGGCTATGCCCAGTCTCAATTGGCCACGGATAGGCCAGCTCCTGCGGCCACCGGATTTCCGCCTCCAAATTACGCATATGGCTCTACAGGGGCTTTCGGCAATACTCGAATGAATAACGGTGGCTCATACACGTTGGGCGTGAACCAGGGCGCCGATGCcttcgctggcgctggattcTCACACTCGGGTGATCTCCAGTCAATTCGCCAACGATTTCCTGCTTCTCAAACCATGACACCTCCTGGGCAGCCACCCCAGGGCGTGAATGCAATCTCACCTCCCGGCGAGTGGACAGCCAGTTTCCAAGGTCTCTCACTTAACACTCACTAA
- the RPL15 gene encoding 60S ribosomal protein eL15 (BUSCO:EOG092D41S5) translates to MGALKYVEELQKKKQSDLVRFLLRVRCWEYRQLNVIHRASRPSRPDKARRLGYKAKQGYVIYRVRVRRGGRKRPAPKGATYGKPTNQGINQLKYQRSLKATAEERVGRRCANLRVLNSYWINQDSTYKYYEVILVDPSHKAIRIDPRINWIVNPVHKHREARGLTATGKRSRGLNKGHRYNKTTAGRRKTWKRHNTLSLWRYR, encoded by the exons ATGGGTGCCCTCAAGTATGTCGAAGagctccagaagaagaagcagtccGACCTGGTCCGCTTCCTTCTCCGTGTGCGCTGCTGGGAA TACCGTCAACTGAACGTTATTCACCGCGCCTCCCGCCCTTCGCGCCCCGACAAGGCTCGCCGTCTGGGCTACAAGGCCAAGCAGGGCTACGTTATCTACCGCGTCCGTGTCCGCCGTGGTGGCCGCAAGCGCCCTGCCCCCAAGGGTGCCACCTATG GCAAGCCCACCAACCAGGGTATCAACCAGCTCAAGTACCAGCGCTCCCTCAAGGCCACCGCTGAGGAGCGTGTTGGTCGCCGCTGCGCTAACCTGCGCGTCCTGAACTCCTACTGGATCAACCAGGACTCCACCTACAAGTACTACGAGGTCATCCTCGTCGACCCCAGCCACAAGGCCATCCGCATCGACCCCCGCATCAACTGGATCGTCAACCCCGTCCACAAGCACCGCGAGGCTCGTGGCCTTACCGCCACCGGCAAGCGCTCCCGTGGTCTCAACAAGGGCCACCGCTACAACAAGACCACCGCTGGCCGCAGAAAGACCTGGAAGAGACACAACACCCTGTCCCTGTGGCGCTACAGGTAA
- a CDS encoding uncharacterized protein (EggNog:ENOG41) translates to MYLPYSRVPSRWKEEDATPEVVPAAVKTSRASRKLRTNSQEQPSKARKSAKKGRSGTIENLNSARTPKSIKPTASSVSTAKRDIRKKADELIHLIEIQAEDRLGNLGSGITATESKTTPLRKTMIGLEHEQTSRNPNTIYQKSCEHLQNMQETIDEYKRLNHATANLKKPLEIKQWEQDSEDIAKVDKRAMEITINTLNGIVLGEKTADYPRSAAQLDDEVEQAARRWLRTGVSTREDTWGDVVREALKALSGITKILS, encoded by the exons ATGTACCTTCCGTATTCGAGGGTACCTTCTCGATGGAAGGAAG AAGATGCAACACCTGAGGTTGTGCCGGCAGCGGTGAAGACTTCGCGAGCATCTCGTAAATTGCGGACGAACAGCCAAGAACAGCCATCGAAAGCCAGAAAATCTGCGAAGAAAGGACGATCAGGGACTAT TGAGAACTTGAATTCCGCAAGAACCCCCAAAAGCATCAAGCCAACAGCTTCTAGCGTGTCGACTGCAAAGAGAGACATTCGGAAAAAAGCAGACGAGCTAATTCATTTGATAGAGATTCA AGCTGAAGACAGGCTTGGTAATCTTGGGTCTGGCATTACTGCAACTGAATCGAAGACGACACCTCTCCGGAAAACAATGATCGGCTTGGAGCATGAGCAGACCAGCAGAAACCCCAATACTATATATCAGAAATCGTGCGAGCATCTACAAAACATGCAGGAGACTATAGATGAGTATAAACGGCTGAATCATGCCACGGCCAATCTAAAAAAGCCTCTCGAGATCAAACAGTGGGAGCAAGACTCTGAAGACATAGCAAAAGTCGACAAACGAGCTATGGAGATAACGATAAATACATTGAATGGTATAGTACTTGGGGAGAAGACGGCAGATTATCCTCGTTCGGCAGCACAATTGGATGACGAAGTTGAGCAAGCTGCCAGGAGATGGCTGCGGACTGGGGTCTCGACTAGGGAAGATACCTGGGGCGATGTCGTACGGGAGGCTCTCAAGGCGTTATCTGGAATTACTAAGATCTTGTCGTGA